The following coding sequences lie in one Gemmatimonadaceae bacterium genomic window:
- a CDS encoding TonB-dependent receptor, with translation MSLRRSIIVALSVMGAIALHTASAFAQTDVIRGRIIGPDSLPVERATVTVTSLTGNVTRTARTDKNGRYTVTFPGDEGDYFVSVAALGFAGRRFEIKRTGDQEILIGDAKLQRVAERLDAVEVKADRQRVGRQDVPDISGSERSASAGNVPADQLGDLAALAASLPGVQLIPGADGNPNGFSVLGLTPDQNATTLNGMNFGGSNLPRDANVSTSLVTSPYDVSRGNFSGGLLNVRSRPGSNYEIRTSSFNFDAPQMQWTDPAGRQLGQQYHNISAGGLFSGPIQTDKSFFSVAYQAGRRSSDLQSLLNTDALGLRAVGVSEDSVQNLLDILGQAHVPPNIGGIPGARLGDNALLFGTLDWAPPSSTTGQAINITFNGSWNRQDPSGLSSTELPSHGGERINWYGGVQAKHSGYYGFGMLSETQVGVNRMRFYGNPFVDLPNGSVRVNSTFADGTSGVQNLAFGGNPTMNVNMTTTTAQAMNTLSWFSENNKHRLKFTTELRHDQYEQDLSTNELGTFSFNSLGDLANGLPASFTRQLTPRARSDGQFVVGTSLGDSYRPTDDLQIQYGLRLDGNRFTNTPEFNPAVEQAFGLRNDYVPNKIYASPRVGFSWTYGTGPQIAAFQNAVRGPRAVIRGGIGLFQSTPNAQSIGSALDNTGLPSAVQQLLCVGVAAPTPNWAAYSANVGAIPTQCADGTTGSVFASSAPNVAVFDKQYTAPRALRSNLQWNGSILDNMFLASVDATYSLNLDQPSTFDLNFNPVEQFALTSEGGRPVYARTSSIVPTTGGIAPGESRLNTAFTHVSELRSDMESDARQFTFQLRPTSFNSNYSWSLSYVYANARERVRGFSNTDGNPLDASWARSSFDSRHQIVYGLTYNAFDFIRLSWNGSFRSGTPYTPLVAGDINGDGYSNDRAFVFDPSKTADASLAAAMQKLFATGSHSARDCLESQMNTVAARNSCQGPWTSSAFLTFSFNPVKVRMPQRANISFQIANPLAAADVIMHGEDHLHGWGQPFIPTSQLLFVRGFDPVSKTYKYDVNPRFGATALSQSAIRAPVTLTALLRVDVGPARERQDLTQLLDRGRTTQGTKAPEALLRAFYGSGGVMNPMAQILRQADTLELDGPQADSIAVLNRMYTISLDSIWTPVVKFLAALPERYDQDAAYDRYKTAREASVDALIRLAPKVRGVLTHAQMRKLPSFVGPYLDTRYLASVRSGTTGTGLGMIMLPGGGAIPAGGGGGMQVIIKSGTP, from the coding sequence GTGAGTCTCCGACGCAGCATCATCGTCGCACTGTCGGTCATGGGTGCGATCGCACTTCATACGGCATCGGCGTTCGCGCAAACCGATGTCATTCGCGGCCGCATCATCGGGCCGGACAGCCTCCCGGTCGAACGCGCCACGGTCACGGTCACGTCGCTGACCGGCAACGTCACCAGAACCGCGCGGACCGATAAGAACGGCCGGTACACCGTGACATTCCCGGGTGACGAGGGCGACTACTTCGTGAGCGTCGCCGCGCTCGGCTTCGCGGGACGACGCTTCGAGATCAAGCGGACCGGCGACCAGGAGATCCTGATCGGCGACGCCAAGCTCCAGCGCGTAGCGGAGCGGCTCGACGCCGTCGAGGTCAAGGCGGACCGGCAACGCGTGGGGCGCCAGGACGTCCCAGACATCAGCGGCAGCGAACGCTCGGCGTCGGCCGGGAACGTGCCCGCCGACCAACTCGGCGATCTCGCCGCGCTCGCGGCGTCGCTCCCGGGAGTGCAACTGATCCCCGGCGCCGATGGGAATCCCAACGGCTTCTCGGTGCTCGGTCTCACGCCCGACCAGAACGCCACGACGCTGAACGGCATGAACTTCGGCGGCTCGAACCTGCCGCGAGACGCGAACGTCTCGACGTCGCTGGTCACATCACCCTACGACGTGTCGCGCGGGAACTTCAGCGGCGGGCTGCTCAACGTGCGCTCGCGCCCGGGGTCGAACTACGAGATTCGCACGTCGAGCTTCAACTTCGACGCGCCGCAGATGCAGTGGACCGATCCCGCCGGTCGCCAGCTCGGCCAGCAATACCACAACATCTCGGCGGGCGGATTGTTCTCGGGTCCGATTCAAACCGACAAATCGTTTTTCTCGGTGGCGTATCAGGCCGGCCGGCGATCTTCGGATCTCCAAAGCCTTTTGAACACCGATGCGCTGGGGCTGCGCGCCGTCGGCGTATCGGAAGACTCCGTGCAGAACCTCCTCGACATTCTCGGACAAGCTCACGTTCCGCCCAACATCGGAGGCATTCCGGGCGCGCGGCTGGGCGACAACGCGCTGCTGTTCGGGACTCTCGACTGGGCGCCGCCGTCGTCGACGACTGGCCAGGCGATCAACATCACCTTCAACGGATCGTGGAACCGACAGGATCCGTCGGGGCTGTCGAGCACCGAATTGCCGTCGCATGGCGGCGAGCGGATCAACTGGTACGGCGGCGTCCAGGCGAAGCACTCCGGCTATTACGGGTTCGGCATGCTGAGCGAAACGCAGGTCGGCGTCAACCGGATGCGGTTCTACGGCAATCCCTTCGTGGATCTGCCCAACGGGTCCGTGCGGGTCAACTCGACGTTCGCCGACGGCACGTCGGGCGTGCAGAACCTCGCGTTCGGCGGCAACCCGACGATGAACGTCAACATGACCACGACGACGGCGCAGGCGATGAACACGCTGTCGTGGTTCAGCGAGAACAACAAGCATCGGCTCAAATTCACGACCGAGCTGCGGCACGACCAATACGAGCAGGACCTCAGCACCAACGAGCTCGGAACGTTCAGCTTCAATTCGCTCGGCGATCTCGCCAATGGGTTGCCCGCCTCGTTCACTCGGCAGCTGACGCCGCGGGCGCGGAGCGACGGACAGTTCGTCGTCGGCACATCGTTGGGCGACTCGTACCGGCCGACGGACGATCTCCAGATTCAGTACGGCCTGCGCCTCGATGGAAACCGCTTCACGAACACGCCGGAGTTCAACCCGGCCGTCGAGCAGGCGTTCGGTCTCCGGAACGACTACGTGCCGAACAAGATCTACGCGAGCCCCCGCGTTGGATTCTCGTGGACCTACGGTACGGGACCGCAGATCGCCGCGTTCCAGAACGCGGTGCGCGGCCCGCGGGCCGTGATTCGCGGCGGCATCGGCCTTTTCCAGAGCACTCCAAACGCGCAGTCCATCGGCAGCGCGCTCGACAACACCGGGCTTCCCTCCGCGGTGCAACAACTGCTGTGCGTCGGGGTGGCGGCTCCGACGCCGAATTGGGCCGCCTACTCGGCGAACGTCGGCGCCATTCCGACGCAGTGCGCGGACGGTACGACGGGCAGCGTGTTCGCCAGCAGCGCCCCGAACGTCGCCGTGTTCGACAAGCAGTACACGGCGCCGCGCGCGCTGCGCTCGAATCTCCAATGGAACGGGTCGATTCTCGACAACATGTTCCTCGCGTCCGTCGACGCGACGTACTCGCTGAACCTCGATCAGCCGAGCACGTTCGATCTGAACTTCAACCCGGTGGAGCAGTTCGCGCTCACGAGCGAGGGCGGCCGGCCGGTCTACGCGCGCACCTCGAGCATCGTTCCGACCACCGGCGGGATCGCTCCGGGCGAATCGCGGTTGAACACCGCGTTCACGCACGTGAGCGAGCTTCGCTCCGACATGGAGTCGGACGCCCGACAGTTCACGTTCCAGCTGCGTCCCACGAGCTTCAATTCCAACTATTCGTGGAGCCTGTCGTACGTGTACGCGAACGCCCGCGAGCGTGTCCGTGGGTTCTCGAACACCGACGGCAATCCGCTCGACGCGTCGTGGGCGCGATCCAGCTTCGACTCGCGCCACCAGATCGTGTACGGCCTGACCTACAACGCGTTCGACTTCATCCGCCTGTCGTGGAACGGGTCTTTCCGCTCGGGCACGCCCTACACGCCGCTCGTGGCGGGCGACATCAATGGCGACGGCTACTCCAACGACCGCGCGTTCGTCTTCGACCCGTCGAAGACGGCCGATGCGTCGCTCGCGGCGGCCATGCAAAAGCTCTTCGCGACCGGATCACATTCGGCACGGGATTGTCTCGAGAGCCAGATGAACACGGTCGCCGCCCGCAATTCGTGTCAGGGTCCGTGGACGTCGAGCGCGTTCCTCACGTTCTCGTTCAACCCGGTGAAGGTGCGCATGCCGCAGCGCGCCAACATCTCGTTCCAGATCGCGAATCCGCTCGCCGCGGCGGACGTGATCATGCACGGTGAAGACCATCTTCATGGTTGGGGCCAGCCCTTCATTCCGACGTCCCAGCTCCTGTTCGTGCGCGGTTTCGACCCGGTCTCGAAGACGTACAAGTACGACGTGAATCCGCGCTTCGGCGCGACCGCGCTGTCGCAATCGGCGATCCGCGCGCCGGTGACGCTGACCGCGCTGCTCCGCGTCGACGTGGGACCGGCGCGCGAGCGTCAGGATCTCACGCAGCTGCTGGATCGCGGACGCACGACACAAGGCACGAAGGCTCCGGAGGCGCTTCTCCGCGCGTTCTACGGTTCGGGCGGCGTCATGAATCCGATGGCGCAGATTCTCCGCCAGGCCGATACGCTCGAGCTGGACGGACCGCAGGCGGACAGCATCGCCGTGCTGAATCGCATGTACACGATCTCGCTCGATTCCATCTGGACGCCGGTCGTGAAGTTCCTCGCCGCGCTTCCCGAACGATACGACCAGGACGCGGCGTACGACCGCTACAAGACCGCGCGCGAGGCGTCGGTGGACGCCCTGATTCGGCTCGCGCCGAAAGTGCGCGGTGTTCTCACGCACGCACAGATGCGGAAGCTCCCGTCGTTCGTCGGGCCGTACCTCGACACGCGCTACCTGGCCTCG